The Myroides phaeus DNA segment CTCGAAAAGTTACTTATTTAAACACAACGTTAAAATGTATAATTAAAGCCTAAACTGAAATTAGAACCTACTTTATACGATTGTACTAATATGTCTTGTGTTAGATTCTCTTGTTTTCTTTCAATTTTTGGATCTAATAAGTTTTTAGCTGTAAAACTCATTCCAAAATTTTTAGAGAAGTTCATTTTAAAAGCGAAGTCTAACATTCCAAACGATTTGTCAACTAAGTTTCCTCCTTGTTCAGTACCTAAAGAATATAATTTATCAGAGAAGTGTGCATAAGAAATGGTAGTAGTCAAACTTTGGTCACCCCATTCTTTGATATACGAAAGGTCAGCATTTAATAAGAAGTCTGATGCTCCTGTAAAACTTGCATCTTTGTGTGTAAAAGAAGTACTCAGATATTTGTTTTCACGATTTACCTTTTCATTATCTAACTTTTGGTATGTTTTCATTATTGAAGCATTCACACCACCAGTAATTTTATTTGTATTCACATCGTCAAAGCTGATTAAGTTTTTTCGAACCTCAATTTCCACTCCAGCTGCATAACCATAATCACCTGTGTTAGCATACGTGATATCATTTGAAGACGAAGAAGAAACAATCTCATTTATTGGATTTTCGATGTATTTACCAAAACCAGTTACAGAGAACACTTCATCATTAGTAGGGAAAAATTCCCATTTTAAGTCAAAGTTATAGTCGTCAGAAGCGTATAAGTCAGGGTTACCCACTTTAATTTCTGTTACATCTTCATAAATAAAACGCGCTCTTTCTTTGAATTGAGGCAGGGTATATGTTTTAGAAAAAGCAAATCTTAAATTGTTTTTATCATTAACTGCATATCGCAAAGACAAACTTGGTAAGAACGCATTCTTAGAAAACTTATTCTCTGTTTTTATTACATCCAATTGCGTTTGCCAATCAACATTCTGAGATATCTTTTCAAAACGCAATCCTACAATACCTGAAAGTTTGTCTGATAATTTATATTCCACATTTGCAAAACCAGCATTGATAAGTAAATCACCATTATAAGTCTGTGGTTTCAATGCATCATGCGTATTTACACCACCTCTAAAAGTATAAGTTTTGAAGTATCCGTTTTCAAAGTTAGTTTGATTGAAGAACTGATCTAAAGCATACGGATTAATATTATTATTGTATTCATTGTTGATTTGGAATACGAATTGAGTTGCTTCAAATTTGCGCTCTTTGCTTCTCATATTATATCCAACAGTAAGTTTACCATTGTATAAATTCTCTTCGTTTTTACCGAATTTATAATCTACAGCCAAGTTCGCTGCTATTTCATTTTCAGTAAGGTCTTCAAAGTAACGGTTGTTATCCGATCTAGAGTTTATTGAAAACTTATAAGCATCGCTATCTTTTAGTTTGTTGATTGTGTACTGTTGTCTGTCTGGAGTTTGTGCTGAAACACGGTTATATGCAACTCCCCAGTTTAAGTCAAATTGTTCTGTTAAGTTGTGAGTACCTAATAACTGATTAACAAACAACATATCTTGTTTATAGTTCTGTCTATTTAAGAAAGTATGGTCAGTATTGTCAAGTGTGATATCTCTGATGAATCCGCGGTACTCATCATTTTTTTCTTGAGAATCGTTGATGAATAATACGTTGTATTTAATACTGTTTTTAGCATTGATGTTGTAATCAGCATTAAACATTGCAGTAGTATTTGTATTGTATTCAAAAGACTCCATCTCTAAGTTCTTAGTAAAGTCGTTTTGCGCTTGTGCTGTGCGAGAAATACCCTTTTTGTGTTTGAAATTATTGCTAAAAGAAACTGTAGCAAATAAATTTAAAGACGATTCAGCTCCAAAGTAAAATGATTTACCACCATCTAAGCTAAGACCTAATCCATATGGAGTTCTCTCATTAGTCTGCGTAGTATTTGTAAAAGTATAAGCAGCTAAAGGATTAGTAGGAATGTCTTTTTTAGAAAAACCAATATAGTTTCTATTACCTGTTGTTCTAAAGCTATTTTGTTCAAAAGCATTTGAGTTAAGGTTTGAACTAACTCCCAATTGTACATAACCTTCTCCACTGTGTTTTTTAGAAATAATATCAATATTACCCCCTGCAAAATCTCCATAATTACGAGTACTATACGTTTTGTCGATAGATAAATATTCAACAATATCTGTATTAAAGATGTTTAAGCTGATATTTTTCTTTTCCGGATCATTTGAAGAAAGAGGTAGCCCATTGAAAGAAGTACTATTGTAACGGTCACCTAATCCTCTTACGAAGATAGTTCCAGAGCCTTCTTGTTTAGAAACCCCTGTTGTTTTTGTCACAGCAGTCGCAACATCACTAACCCCTTTACGAGAAAGTTCTTGAGAACCGATATGCTGTTTGATTTCAGCAGAGCGTTGTTGCTCAATTAATAAAGCAGACTCTCTTGCTTTAGAGCGAGTAGCAGTAACAACTACCCCTTCTAATTCTACGTGTTCATCTTGTAAAGCTACATTAAGAGCTTTTTTTTCTTTTGCAGTAACTGTAATTTTTTGTTCTTGCTGAAGGTATCCGATATATTCAAAAATAATTATGTGTGTACCAGGATCTAAAGCTATTTGGTAGTTTCCGTCAAGATCTGTATTTACTCCAATTGATGTATTTTTAATACTAACAGTAGCATACGGTAAAGGTTCTTTGGTTGTGTTGTCTGTTATTTTTCCTTTGATTTCTGCTTTTTGGCCAAAGGCGATTGCAGTTGCCAATAAAAAAATAATTGATAAGTAGTTTTTCATAAAAATTTAAAAGTTGTGTTTATGAAGACAAATAACCTTTGTTTTTTGTGGAATAGCATTAATCTAATATTATGATTTTATAATCTAATATTAATTAATTGTTAACATATTAATTAATTGTAAAGTAAGTGTTTACTTCTATTTAATATTCTATATTTGGAAGGTAAAACATTGTTGAAATCATGAAAAACTCGAAGATTAAAATTTTGTTGGTAGATGATGACCTGGATATAATAGACGTTATTAATTACAATCTAAAAAAAGAAGGTTATAAGATTTTAGTTGCTAATAGTGGTGCGGAAGCATTAGAAATAGCAAGAAAAGTAAAGCCACATTTAATATTGCTTGACGTTATGATGCCTGAAATGGATGGTATAGAAACGTGTGAAGGGTTAAGAAAGATGAAAGGACTTTCTAATACGGTAATTGCATTTTTATCAGCAAGAGGAGAAGATTATTCTCAAGTTGCAGGATATGATGCTGGAGCAGATGATTATATAACTAAGCCTATACGACCAAAAGTTTTAATAGGTAAAGTAAAGGGATTACTTAGGCGTTTTGTAACTGATGAAGAAAATAATGGTGATTCTGTTTCTTTTGGAGACTTAGTTATTAATAGAGTGATGTATAAGGTTTTCTTGAAAGACGAAGAGATAAGACTCCCTAAAAAGGAGTTTGAATTGTTATCGCTATTGAGTTCTAATCCAGGAAAAGTATTTGATAGATATGAAATCCTTGATCTTATATGGGGAGTTGATGTTGTAGTAAACGATCGTACAATTGACGTTCACGTAAAAAAACTTCGCAGTAAGCTTGGCGAAAATATTATTAAGACTATCAAAGGAGTTGGCTATAAATTTGAAATGGAGGATTAACCAATGGCTGTTAAGTTTAAGAACTCTTATAAGTTTGCAATAAAGTCATCATCTGTGATTACTTTGATTAGCTTTATTGTATTATTTCCATTTACTTTTTTCTTTTTAGAGATTTCTGTGTGGTACCTTTTATTGTATTGTGCCTTTCTTTATACTATATCCTTTTTTATTCTACAATATAGAGTGGAGTATTTTATTTACCGTAGGATTAAAAAAATTTATGACAATGTTTCACTTTTAGAGCATAGTGAATTAAGATCGAGATCTGTAACGACGGATATTAAAACACTTACAGAAGAGATTGAAAAGTTTGCTTTAAACAAGAAAATAGAAGTTGAATCCTTAGAAGTTCGCGAAGAGTACAGACGTGAATTCTTAGGTAATATTTCACACGAATTAAAAACTCCCCTTTTTACAATCCAAAGCTATTTAGACACACTAATTGATGGTGCTGTTGATGACTTAGAAGTGCGCGATAACTATTTAGAACGTACAAGTCTCAGTGTAGAGCGATTAATCTATATTGTACAAGACTTGGATATGATTACTAAATTAGAAACAGGTCGACTTCATTTAAACCAAACTACATTTGATATTGTTGAGACTATTCAACATGCGTTTGACTTTTTAGAGTATAAGGCTAAAAAACGCAATATTTCTTTGATTTTTGATATGAACTATGACAAGCCTATTTATGTAGTAGGAGATAAAGAGCGCATAGGTCAAGTTGTAACGAACTTAATTGACAACTCTATTAAATACGGTAAAGAAAAGGGAACTACTGAAGTAAGTATAGAAGACCTTGTGAAGAATAAATTAATCGTGAGAGTTACCGATAACGGAACAGGGATTAAAAAAGAGAATATCTCTCGTTTATTTGAACGTTTTTATCGCATTGATAAAAGTGGGTCACGAACAGTAGGAGGCTCAGGATTAGGACTCTCTATTGTAAAACATATTGTTGAAGCTCACGATGAACACATCTATGTAGAGAGTAGTTATGGCTATGGATCTGAATTTTCATTTACCTTAGAAAAGGCTTTAACGAGTAAGCTTGAAAAATAAAATCTGTATCTTATTGACAGATAGCGTTAAAGAAAAAAATAAAAAATTTTACTTTCGGTATAATTACTTAATTTTGCGCAAATTTTTAATTGAATAAAACGTGGGAAGTAAAAATAAATTAAAGCGATTCAGAGAGAACGAAACTTTTGACAACGTGTTTCAACCTACAAGAGAAGAAATGCTTGAAAATTTACCACAGAAAGGTAACTGGGGTAAAGAAGTATTTAAAAACGACAATCCAATTATCCTTGAGTTAGGATGTGGAAAAGGAGAGTACACTGTTGAGTTAGCAAAGCGTTTTCCTGAAAAGAACTTTATTGGAATAGACATCAAAGGAGCTCGTTTTTGGCGAGGTGCAAAAACTGCTGTTGATTCTGGAATGAATAATGTAGCTTTTTTACGTACTCAAATTGAATTGATTGAATACGCATTTGCACAAGGAGAAGTTAGTGAGATATGGATTACTTTCCCAGACCCTCAAATCAAGTACAAACGTACAAAACACCGTTTGACAAATAGTGAGTTTTTACAACGTTATAAAGGAATCTTGAAAGAAGATGGTATAATGAATTTAAAAACTGACAGTGAGTTTATGCACGGTTATACTTTAGGTTTATTACACGGAGAAGGACATGAAGTAATTTATGCTAATCACCATGTTTACAAAAATGAAGGTGCTCCAGCTGTAGTAACAGAAATTCAAACGTTCTACGAATCTCAGTATTTAGAACAAAACAAAGCGATTACTTACATTCAATTCAGAATTAAGTAGAATGGTATTTGAGATATTTACATTACTATTATTAGGATTTTTTGCAGCAACTCTGGGAGTTTCCCTTCCCGGGTTGCTTAATATGACTGCCGTAAAAATAGCAAAGGAAGACGGAGGTAAACAAGCGTTCTTATACGTTTGTGGTGCTTTGGCTGTTATATTTATTCAAACGTATATTGCCATCTTTTTTGCAAAGTTAATTGACTCGAGTCCTGCTATAACAGAAGCATTACACGAAATAGGGCTTGTTATTTTTGGGTTGTTAACTATTTACTTTTTATTCTTTGCTAAGAAAAAAGAGAAGAAGAAAAAACAAAGTCCTTCTAAGCTTAAATCGCCTTTTCTATACGGAGGTTTATTAGCTGCTATTAATGTATTCCCAATACCTTATTACGTATTTTTAAGTGTTACTTTGGCCAGTTACAACTATCCTATTTTTGAGATGATTTATACGATTTTCTTTTCATTAGGAGTTGTTTTGGGTTCTGGGTTAATGTTTTATATCTACGTTTCTTTCTTTAAAAAGCCTTCACGTGAAGACGCTTTTATCCTCAAAAATATCAATTATGTGATTGGTTCAATCACAGGAGTAATCAGTTTAATTACCATTTACAAGCTGTTTTCGTAATGGCAGAGAAAGACAATTTCTTTGAGCGAGTTTATGCCGTTGTAAGGCAAATACCTGAAGGAAGGGTTACAACGTATGGCGCTATTGCAAAGGCGATAGGTGCTGCAAAGTCAGCCCGAATGGTTGGTTATGCGATGAATGCTTCTCATTTTGACGACACAGTGCCCGCACATCGCGTTGTAAACCGCGTTGGACTACTAAGTGGTAAGCATCATTTTGATGGAACTAACCTTATGCAACAGCTTTTAGAGAGTGAAGGGGTTGTTATTAAAGACAATAAAGTTCAAAACTTCCAAGAACTATTGTGGATACCTCCTGTATGTATAGAATAGTAATTATTCTGGGCTTTATTTATTATATCAGTTAGTTTCTTTTTTGAAAAACAAGGAGAAGAAGTAAAAAGTACCATTGTACAAAGCACCATTTTTTTGAGCTAAAAAGTTATTTAATGACTCTTTTGTAAAGCTTTTTTCTATAAAAACACTATTCAAAAGTTGTTTTTTCTTCAAATTAACCTATTTCAACCCTTTTTTTTGTAGTTAATTATAAATCTTTTTTCTTGCCCAAAAAAGGCTGTGTAAAAAAGATAAATCTCTTGTATCTCTTGCTATCAAAGAGTTTGTAAATGCTATTAGGATTGCATTCTCTTGTTAGCAGTAGGATTTATAGTATAATTTAGTCCAATTTTTAGATTAGTTATTGTCTGATATACACGCAAAATTGTCTGACAATTGTCCGAGTTTACTGGCCTGAGCATCATTTTAGTCGGACAACTGTCGGAGGATTGTCAGACAAGCCTCAGAGGAGCCTAAAAATAGAGCTTTGTCATTGTATTTTAAAAGAGTCTTTTTACTTAGTCTGTATAGGTAATTTGTCTCCGTTTAAATAATATTCAGCTTCTTTCTTTATAAGATGTAATTGGTGGTGTAGCACATCAAAAAGAAATTTTCTTTAAAGGCAAATATATTCTCAGGCAAAGTATTGTAGTTTAGGGAATTTAAAGGAATTTACAACAAGTAAACAAAGAGTAGGACATAACAATGCAGTAGTTAAATAGCCTACGAATACTCTTATAGCATTGCCAAGTGCTAAACGTTAAGTGAGATAAATGATGTCTACTATTTAGAGAGTAATCATTTTTAGGTAAGAGGGAAATTTAATGCGAATACAGTCGTTTCTTCCTTGCGACTATAAGAAAGATAACCATTGTGCATTTCTACGATATTTTTAGATAACGGCAGACCAATTCCAGCTCCTTCTTCACGGGTAGTGTAGAAAGGAATAAAAATCTTGTCCTTAATAGCCTCTTCTATACCAGGGCCATTGTCAATAACCTCAATCCACAAGCGATTGTTCTTTTCAAAAAGGTTGAGTTGTATTAACTTATTTTCTTGTTTATTAACAGCAAACATTGCGTTGGTTAATAAGTTTATGATTACTTGTTCCATTTGATGAACATCCCATTCAAGTGTCGGGTTGCTTTCAAAGTTATACGCTAAGGTAATTTGTTTGTTTTTAAACAAAGGAGACAATGTTTCCATACTGTTTTTCAATACATCAGACACAGCCACTAATTGTTTTTTAGGACTTGGCATCATTGTCAACTTGCGGTAGTTATTGATAAACTGTTGCAAGTGATCTGTTCTATTAACAATAGTGTTTATACTCACCTTTAAGTCGTCAATATCGTCATCTGTCAGCGGAGTTTCTTCGTTTAAAATTTCTTGCGTATTATGAGCTAAAGAGTGAATTGGTGTAAGGGAATTCATAATCTCGTGAGAAATAATCTTCATTAGATTTTCCCACGTATCTCTTTCTTTTTTGTCCAATACCTTTTGAATAGAATCTAATAGAACAATGAAGTATTCTTGATTTTGGCTAACCGTCGTTGAGGTTTGTAAAATGAAGGTTTGTTTTTCGTCATTTTCAATTTTAATATCAATAGGTTCTTTCGACTCCTTAAAGCCTAAGTGTTGTAAATGACTTGTCAATGCTGGTAATAAACGGTCTAAGTTAGTCCACGATTTTACCTTTGGAATATCAAATAAATGAGAGAAGTAATCGTTGATCAAAAATACTTCCCATTTGTCTTCTTTTCTTTCAAGGATAACAATTCCCGTTTCTATATTGTTTAGAATGTTGAGGTACACCAATTCTCTAACCTCATTCTCTTGTTGTTTATTTTGTAATTTCTGATAGAGCAACTGCAAATTGTTCATTGTCTCATTCGCTTGTGGTTTATTTGATTTCAAAGAGAAGTCATCATAAATCATCGCTAATAATATGCGGTCAATGGTGTTGTAATACTTCTTTTGAAAAAAGTATAATTCCACAAAAAGAATAGCAATTAGCAATACTACTAATAGCAAAGAATAGTACAATCCCTGTGAATATAAATTCATAGCTAATACTCCTAAAAGAAGTATTAAAACGATGCGTATAAATGCTTTAGTGTGAAAAGACATATTGCGTATTCTATTTAGTTTTTAATGTTGTATTTCTCAAGTCTTCTATAAAGAGCAGCTCGTGATAAACCTAACTCTTCTGCCGTTTGACTAATATTGCCTTCGTGTTTTTCTAAGGCTTTTAAGATGGAAACTCGCTCCATATCTTGTAGCGTATTTTCTTCAACAGGACTATCATTTATCATCGTTGATGAAATGCCAAAGTCTGCTAACTTTAATTCAGCTTCATCTGTTAATATCAAAGCACGTTCAACGCGATTTTGCATTTCACGAATATTTCCCTTCCAATCATAAGCTTCTAAAGAAGAAATTGTTTGTTGACTTACCACAGGAACACTTCTCTCGTATTTAGAGGCGTATTCATTGATAAAGAAAGATAAAAGTGGACTAATATCTTCTTTTCGTTCTCTCAAAGGAGGAAGCTGTAGGGTTACTGTATTAATTCGATAATATAAATCTTCTCTAAATAGTTTGTTGTTTACTTCTTGTTCTATTGCAGCATTTGTAGCTGTAATAATTCGAATATCTACAGGGCGAACTTTTGATTCACCTAATCGAATAACACTTTTTGACTGAATTACCTGAAGTAGTTTTGCTTGTAAGTGTAAAGGCACATTTCCAATTTCATCTAAGAAAACAGTACCGCCATTTGCTGCTTCAAAACGGCCTTCTGTATCTTGTTTAGCATCTGTAAAAGCCCCTTTGGCATACCCGAATAATTCACTTTCGAACAAGTTTTCATTCAATGAGCCTAAATCAACGTGTATAAATGGTTGGTCTTTTCTTAGGGAGTTGTCGTGAATGTACTTTGCTAATACGTATTTACCCGTACCATTTTCTCCTAAAATAAGCGCATTAACATCCGTTTTAGCAACGCGATTTGCCATTGTATATACCTTTTGAATACTTGGCGCTTCACCAATAAATACCTTATCTTGTTCAGAAGAAACAATAGGTAAGTTCCCTTTTTTACGGGCTTGTTTGACTGCTCCTTTTACAGTTTCAATCAACGCATCATTGTTCCAA contains these protein-coding regions:
- a CDS encoding TonB-dependent receptor, coding for MKNYLSIIFLLATAIAFGQKAEIKGKITDNTTKEPLPYATVSIKNTSIGVNTDLDGNYQIALDPGTHIIIFEYIGYLQQEQKITVTAKEKKALNVALQDEHVELEGVVVTATRSKARESALLIEQQRSAEIKQHIGSQELSRKGVSDVATAVTKTTGVSKQEGSGTIFVRGLGDRYNSTSFNGLPLSSNDPEKKNISLNIFNTDIVEYLSIDKTYSTRNYGDFAGGNIDIISKKHSGEGYVQLGVSSNLNSNAFEQNSFRTTGNRNYIGFSKKDIPTNPLAAYTFTNTTQTNERTPYGLGLSLDGGKSFYFGAESSLNLFATVSFSNNFKHKKGISRTAQAQNDFTKNLEMESFEYNTNTTAMFNADYNINAKNSIKYNVLFINDSQEKNDEYRGFIRDITLDNTDHTFLNRQNYKQDMLFVNQLLGTHNLTEQFDLNWGVAYNRVSAQTPDRQQYTINKLKDSDAYKFSINSRSDNNRYFEDLTENEIAANLAVDYKFGKNEENLYNGKLTVGYNMRSKERKFEATQFVFQINNEYNNNINPYALDQFFNQTNFENGYFKTYTFRGGVNTHDALKPQTYNGDLLINAGFANVEYKLSDKLSGIVGLRFEKISQNVDWQTQLDVIKTENKFSKNAFLPSLSLRYAVNDKNNLRFAFSKTYTLPQFKERARFIYEDVTEIKVGNPDLYASDDYNFDLKWEFFPTNDEVFSVTGFGKYIENPINEIVSSSSSNDITYANTGDYGYAAGVEIEVRKNLISFDDVNTNKITGGVNASIMKTYQKLDNEKVNRENKYLSTSFTHKDASFTGASDFLLNADLSYIKEWGDQSLTTTISYAHFSDKLYSLGTEQGGNLVDKSFGMLDFAFKMNFSKNFGMSFTAKNLLDPKIERKQENLTQDILVQSYKVGSNFSLGFNYTF
- a CDS encoding response regulator transcription factor, translated to MKNSKIKILLVDDDLDIIDVINYNLKKEGYKILVANSGAEALEIARKVKPHLILLDVMMPEMDGIETCEGLRKMKGLSNTVIAFLSARGEDYSQVAGYDAGADDYITKPIRPKVLIGKVKGLLRRFVTDEENNGDSVSFGDLVINRVMYKVFLKDEEIRLPKKEFELLSLLSSNPGKVFDRYEILDLIWGVDVVVNDRTIDVHVKKLRSKLGENIIKTIKGVGYKFEMED
- a CDS encoding sensor histidine kinase → MAVKFKNSYKFAIKSSSVITLISFIVLFPFTFFFLEISVWYLLLYCAFLYTISFFILQYRVEYFIYRRIKKIYDNVSLLEHSELRSRSVTTDIKTLTEEIEKFALNKKIEVESLEVREEYRREFLGNISHELKTPLFTIQSYLDTLIDGAVDDLEVRDNYLERTSLSVERLIYIVQDLDMITKLETGRLHLNQTTFDIVETIQHAFDFLEYKAKKRNISLIFDMNYDKPIYVVGDKERIGQVVTNLIDNSIKYGKEKGTTEVSIEDLVKNKLIVRVTDNGTGIKKENISRLFERFYRIDKSGSRTVGGSGLGLSIVKHIVEAHDEHIYVESSYGYGSEFSFTLEKALTSKLEK
- the trmB gene encoding tRNA (guanosine(46)-N7)-methyltransferase TrmB encodes the protein MGSKNKLKRFRENETFDNVFQPTREEMLENLPQKGNWGKEVFKNDNPIILELGCGKGEYTVELAKRFPEKNFIGIDIKGARFWRGAKTAVDSGMNNVAFLRTQIELIEYAFAQGEVSEIWITFPDPQIKYKRTKHRLTNSEFLQRYKGILKEDGIMNLKTDSEFMHGYTLGLLHGEGHEVIYANHHVYKNEGAPAVVTEIQTFYESQYLEQNKAITYIQFRIK
- a CDS encoding amino acid permease, which gives rise to MVFEIFTLLLLGFFAATLGVSLPGLLNMTAVKIAKEDGGKQAFLYVCGALAVIFIQTYIAIFFAKLIDSSPAITEALHEIGLVIFGLLTIYFLFFAKKKEKKKKQSPSKLKSPFLYGGLLAAINVFPIPYYVFLSVTLASYNYPIFEMIYTIFFSLGVVLGSGLMFYIYVSFFKKPSREDAFILKNINYVIGSITGVISLITIYKLFS
- a CDS encoding MGMT family protein — translated: MAEKDNFFERVYAVVRQIPEGRVTTYGAIAKAIGAAKSARMVGYAMNASHFDDTVPAHRVVNRVGLLSGKHHFDGTNLMQQLLESEGVVIKDNKVQNFQELLWIPPVCIE
- a CDS encoding sensor histidine kinase produces the protein MSFHTKAFIRIVLILLLGVLAMNLYSQGLYYSLLLVVLLIAILFVELYFFQKKYYNTIDRILLAMIYDDFSLKSNKPQANETMNNLQLLYQKLQNKQQENEVRELVYLNILNNIETGIVILERKEDKWEVFLINDYFSHLFDIPKVKSWTNLDRLLPALTSHLQHLGFKESKEPIDIKIENDEKQTFILQTSTTVSQNQEYFIVLLDSIQKVLDKKERDTWENLMKIISHEIMNSLTPIHSLAHNTQEILNEETPLTDDDIDDLKVSINTIVNRTDHLQQFINNYRKLTMMPSPKKQLVAVSDVLKNSMETLSPLFKNKQITLAYNFESNPTLEWDVHQMEQVIINLLTNAMFAVNKQENKLIQLNLFEKNNRLWIEVIDNGPGIEEAIKDKIFIPFYTTREEGAGIGLPLSKNIVEMHNGYLSYSRKEETTVFALNFPLT
- a CDS encoding sigma-54-dependent transcriptional regulator, with translation MRKIIANILVLDDNSEILIAAKMLLKRHFETVNTNTNPKKIIEYLGENSVDVVILDMNYRVGFEDGKEGIFWFKEIKRLSPNTQIILMTSYGNIETAVEGIKLGATDYILKPWNNDALIETVKGAVKQARKKGNLPIVSSEQDKVFIGEAPSIQKVYTMANRVAKTDVNALILGENGTGKYVLAKYIHDNSLRKDQPFIHVDLGSLNENLFESELFGYAKGAFTDAKQDTEGRFEAANGGTVFLDEIGNVPLHLQAKLLQVIQSKSVIRLGESKVRPVDIRIITATNAAIEQEVNNKLFREDLYYRINTVTLQLPPLRERKEDISPLLSFFINEYASKYERSVPVVSQQTISSLEAYDWKGNIREMQNRVERALILTDEAELKLADFGISSTMINDSPVEENTLQDMERVSILKALEKHEGNISQTAEELGLSRAALYRRLEKYNIKN